The window ATTAGAAATTGCACTCCGGCACGCCGCCAAACCAACCGTTCTGCATATTGCGGCCAGTGCGGCAGGTGGTGCCATCTGAGAGCGGCACCTTTATGGCGTAGCGGGTCGGCACGACGCTGGAAGCGTGGGTCGTGTCAGTGGCTGCGAGATACCAATAATCGCGGCCTTCGTGGTCTTTCGGCAGCTGCTTGATGTAGCGTGGAATGAGAAGTGCGCCGAGCTCGCCGCCATTACAAATCTTCATATTAGCGGTGTTATAAATGGTGCAGGCGCTCGTCGGCCACGGGTATTCGCCGTTATCCGAACGATATTTCTCGATCGCCTCCTTGAGCATTGAAATATTTGACTTGGTCTCGTTGTCGCGAGCGGTGTTGTAGGCATTGCGCCAGACGAGGCCGCCTAAGGTAGCGAGGATCGCGATGACCACGATGATAATGATAATTTCGACGATAGTAAAGCCATACTGTTTATGCATATGACGATTGTAGCGCGTTTTTGGCTTGATCGCAAGGCTGGTAATTAGGTGATTATTATGCTACACTAATCCTTGGTATTGGGCCGTCGCCAAGTGGTAAGGCACCAGGTTTTGGTCCTGGCATTCGGGGGTTCGAATCCCTCCGGCCCAGCCATTTACGAGTAGACTCGTAAAAGTGAGATAGGCAAAGACGCGTAATTATTCTAAATCTCCTCCGGTTTCCGGTTCAATCGACGCCGCGTATTGTTACGCCGGCTGTCACAGGTAGTTCCTATATATAAAACTGATCTATATTGGCCGACAGTGTCGAGTCAAGCTCAACCTGCCCTAGCTCATCGACCCCAATATACCGCAGCTCACTGACATCTGTCGTGGTTGTGGGTAGCGACGCGAGGCGAACTTGGTAGGCGATAATGAGCACTGGGGTGTCGAACTTTTTGCTCCATGTTGGGATGATGATCGGCGCTGCGCTTGCAATTTCTATCTCGGTGCCCAGCTCTTCTCGGCACTCGCGCCGCAAGGCCTCGGCTATGCCCTCGCCGTGCTCTAGCCCGCCACCGGGTAAATCCCATGTATCGCTCCTCTCGCGGACAAATAGTAACTTTCCATTATTATCATGAATCAGTCCCTTGACTGACACGCGATAGGCGGCTCGGATATGTTTGAGCTCAGGCATAGTCATTCCTCCTGCCCCACCACTTGTGTATCTCGCAGGTGATGATCGGGATGACGAACGAGGCGAGGCCGATGAGTGCGCCGTGCCAGAAGTTGATCGGCGTGATGTGGAGGATTGTGCCAAGCGGGCCAAAGAAGACGAGTAGCTGTAACAGTACCGACAGGCCGATGCCAGCGTAAAAACTGGCGTTCATAACCTTGAGGCGGGTGAAGATCGATTCACTGTCGGAGCGGGCGTTGAAGGCATTGGCCCACTGGCTGACCACTAGCGAGATAAAGGCCAGCGTCTGCGCGTAGTCGTGGCCGTAATGCTTCTCGAAAAAGATATAGACGGCCAGCGCCATGACCGACATGGTAGCGGCGACGATGACCATCCGCCAGATCATTTGACGGCTGAGAATCGGTGCGTCGGGGTGTTCCGGTGGGCGATTCATGGCTTGCTTTTCACCCGGTTCCAGGCCAAGCGGAATGACCATCGAGGTGTCAGTCACCAGATTAACCCAGAGGATTTGCACCGGCTCCAGCGGCGTCTTGATGCCGATGAGCAGCGCGCCGAGCATGGTGATCAGCTCGCCAGTATTAGTCGACAGTAGATAAAACAGCATCCGGCGGATGTTGGCGATGATGGTGCGCCCCTCGCGCATGGCGTCGATGATGGTCTTGAAATTATCGTTGAGCAGAATGATATCGCCAGCGTCTTTGGCGATGTGTGAGCCCGAACCCATAGCCACGCCGACATGAGCGTTAGTCAGTGCCGGCACGTCGTTGACGCCGTCGCCGGTCATGGCGGTGATGTGGTGCTTTTTGAGAATGGTCAGTAGACGGTATTTTTGCTCGGGGATGACGCGGGAGAATACTTTGGTTTTAGTGACGATGGCGTCCAGCTGCTCATCGGACAGCTTGGCCATATCACGGCAGTCAAACACCTCATCGCGGCTCTCGACCATGCCAAGTTCCCGGCCAATCTGATAGGCCGTCTCGAAATGATCGCCGGTGATCATCCGCACCGACACACCCGCTTTCAGAGCAGCCCCGATGGCCCGCGGTGCCTCTGGTCGCAGCACATCAGCCACGGCCACGAAGCCGGCGAACGTCAGCTTGCCGAGCTGATCAAAGCTATCAATTGCCTCGTCCAGCTCGCCCGTCGCCAGCCCAATCACTCGGTAGCCGCGGGCGGTCATCTCATCAAGCATTTGCTGGGCGCGCTTTTTGGTGCGGGTCGAGACGCGGCACGCTGCCAGGATGGCTTCGGGCGCACCCTTGACGTACAAGCGAAACTGCCGGCCGTGATGCCAGATGGTGGCGGACATGGCGTGGGCCTGACTGAATGGCAGGTCACGAACTGGCGCGTGGCGCGGGGCGGCGCTCTGCTTGCGGGCGTATTCATTGAGGGCGATGTCCAGCGGATCGTGGCTCTTGGCGTGAGCGCGGTTGACCGCCAGCCCGATGATGCGGTCGATATTCTCTGTCGCCTCGTCCGGCGTCCAGGTTTGCTGTACGGTCAGCTTGTTCTTGGTTAGCGTGCCTGTCTTGTCAGTAGCGATGGTGGTGATGACACCGATGGTCTCGATGGCGCGCATCTGATGCACCAGTGCCTTTTTGGTGGCCATCCGCCGCATCCCCAAGACTAGCACCACGGAAATCGCAATCGGCAAACTCTCCGGCACGGCGCTCACCGCGAGGGCCATGACGAAGCGCAGACTCTCGAGTACATCCATGCCGCGTAGCAAGCTCAGCCCAAAGGCGACGAGGGCGATGGCCGAGACAGCGGCGATGACTCTGGTGATCAGGGTGTCGATTTTTCGCTGGACTGGGCTTTGGGTCGATTCGCGCTTCGAGAGCATGGCGAGATTACCGAACTCGGTCTGATTGCCGGTGGCAACGACCACGCCGGTGCCGGTGCCGCTAACGACGAATGAGCCTTGAAATAGCATGTTGGTTTGCTCGTACATTTCTTTGGTGCCGGTGAGGGCGTCGGTTTGTTTGGAGATTGGCAGCGATTCGCCGGTCAGTTGCGCCTCGTCCACCCGCAAATTGGCGCTACGAATGAGGCGGATGTCGGCGGGGACTTTCTCGCCCTCGGCTAGCGAAACGACGTCGCCCGGAACTAGCTGACTGGCGTCGACGCGGGTGGTACGATTGACTCGGTGGACATCAACTTTTTGGGCATCGTGGCGCGACAGGCTGCGTAGCACGCGGTCGGTCGAGAATCGCTGAATATAGAAAATAACGGCCGAGATGGCGGCGATGACAAAGATGATGATGGCGTCAATGGCCTCGCCGTGCCAGAGGCTGATGATGGCGGCGATGAGCAGGACGAGCATAAAAATATCAAGGAATGGCTCGAGAATGATGCGCCAGAGCGGTTCGGATTGGACTTTGATGATGTTGAGGCCATAGCGTTTTTGGCGGCGCTGGACTTCGGCCACACTCAGGCCGCTATCCGAGGAACTAAGTCGCCGCAGCGTCTCGTCGCTTGATGATTGATAAAAATGCATATGGTTATTATAGCGTGAAGTGCGGCTTGGAGGAAATTTGGGGTTCGGGACGTAGCTTGAAATAGTAGGTAGTCATTGTACCCGGTATAGCTGAGGTCGCTATTCTGCAATAGTTAATTACAGGCAAAAAGGTGCGCCTCCGGCTTCTGCCTCGCGCACCTCTTGTTTGAAATGGGGGTTGTATGAGTTGATCATCGTCGGTCGACCCGGTCGCTTCACGTATAGCAAGTGACGTGGGCCGTACCACGCCCGACGCTATGCCCGTAGCTTCTTATCCTTCAGCTTCAACACCACATCGGCCTGTTTGGCCAGCTGTTTGCTGTGGGTAACGACGATGACACACTTGTCGTTTTCGTGGGCGGCCCGGCGCAGGATGTCGATGATGTCGGCGGCGGTGGTTTCGTCCAGGTTGCCGGTCGGCTCGTCCGCCAAGATGATCGGTGCATGTGAGACGAGGGCTCGGCCGATCGCTACGCGCTGTTGCTGTCCGCCAGAAAGTTTCATGACATTACGGTGAATGTGATCGTCATCCAGACCCATGGCGTGCAAGGTTTCGTTGGTGGCTTTGGGATTAACTAATTTCAAGTTTTCCAGTGGCGTCAGATAATCGATCAGGTTATAATTCTGAAATACCAGCGAGATATTGTGCTTGCGGTGATGCGAATAGCCCTGCTCGGCGATATCTTCATCGTCGAACAAAATCTGCCCGCCAGTCGGCGTATCCAGTCCCGCTAGTAGCCCCAGCAGTGTCGACTTACCGGCGCCAGAACTACCGACGATGGCGTAGAACTTGCCTTTTTCAAATTGATAATTGATGCCGTTGAGCACATTACTGGTGCCGTCAGCGTATGAGTAAATGATATCGCGTAGCGTAAGTATTGACATAATAACTCCTAACTTAGTTTTGCTAAAATTTGCTTTGGTGATTGGCGCATGATTGGCGCGGTGGCAGCGATGGCTGATAGCAGAACGACCATGTAACCGAAGGTTAAAGCCTGCAGATAAGTTGCTATTGGCGTGGCTTGCACTACGGTCTTTTCTGTGCGCTGGTTTTGGTCGGTTTGTGCCGTCAGGGCAGTAGAAATTTGCGATGAGGTAACCGAGCCGATGGCGAGCGCGAACACCGAGCTAACTAGAGCAATGATCGCCAGCTCTGCCAAGAACTGCCCGATAATCTGCCGCTTCGACGTGCCGATGGACAGCAAGATGCCAATTTCATGCAAGCGGCCGCGCACCCAGAACACCAGTACCAGTGACAGTACTGCCAGCCCCGCCGCGGCTGCGCCGATGGTGGCAATCGTCAAAATGTTTTGAATGCCAGCGATGTTTTGGAGGACGCCAGCGAATACCGCCCCGTTGTCAGTCAGACTGAATTTTTTCCAATCGACGTTAGGTAGGCTTTTAGCGCGGTCCGTTAGCAACTTCAGCTGGTGTGGGTGTTCGGCGAAATACGTCGCCCGCGTCAACTGCTGACTACCCGTCAGCTGCTGCGCCGTAGCCAAGTTGGTGATGAGATGGTTCTCCGCCATGTCGGACTGCAAGACCGCTGGCTTCTCGCCTTTGCCGCTGAAGATACCAGAGACAGTCACCGTCACCCGCCGCCCGTCTTTGGTGATGTCCAGCTTGTCGCCTGGCTTGATGCCATTTTTCTCGGCAAATGTTTTATGAACCAGAGCCGCGTTTTGATCGCGCTTGGTCAGGTGCTTACCCTGCTCCAGTTGGTAGAACCGACCAGTAAATTCGCTCAGCAGATCACTTTGTGTGGCGCCCGTTACCTTCGCTTCGCCAGCGATCCCAGAGTCCAGCTGCACGCCGCTACCCGCTACGTCAACCAATTGCTTGCCCGGCAATTCCGCGGTAGTCTCTGATTGGAAATTGTGTGCTTTGACGCCATGTGCACGCTGCACCTGTCGTGCCATTTCCATCGGCACCTCGCCGGATGGTTGCTTGCTGGCGATACTAAAGCCGGCGCGGATGTTCCGCTCGACCGATTGCTTCAGCTGCGCCATCGTCTGCTGTACCGTCAGCGTGCCGATCAGCAGCGTGAAAATCAGCGTCATGATCAGGGCGATGGTCAGGCTGCGACGCCGCCGCCGCGCCACAGCCGTCCAGGCTCGTTTGATAATCGTCATCGTTCGCCCCTAATCCACTTCGGTAAGTAATTCTTTTGGCGTTGACTGGGTAATCGGCCGCGAAGCCAGGAGTACCGCAATGATGATCACCGCCAGTCCAGCGCCCCACACCGCCAGCAGATCCGTCGGTTGTACACCAACCGTCACCTTGTCGAGCGTCCGCGATGACGTCACCGAGTCAGCGTCAGCACCGAGCGATGCACCGTTGAGGGAACTGCCGGCTTGACGCGTGGCATTCTGTGCCGCCTGCGACACCACATGATCGCCCAGTTGTTGTGCGATCAGCCCTGCGGTAAAGTACGACGCACCGAAGCTCAGCACTGCGATCATCACCAGCTCAGCGATATATTGCAGCACAATCTTTGACTGCGGTACGCCCGTTGCCAAGAGCACGCCCGCTTCGCGCTTGCGCTCATTCATCCACAAATACAGCACCATGCCGATCACTGCGACACTGACCAGCGCCGTTGCCCACAACATACCGTCGATCAAGCCGTACACGCCGTTCACCGCACCAGTCACGCCAGCCAGTTCCTGGCTATTCTTATTCAATTGATACTTTTGCCAATTGACCGGCAATTTATTCGCCCGCGCCATTACCTCATCCAGCTGCTTGGTGCCTTTGGTGAAGAACGTAGCATCCTGGTAAATCTCATTTTGCTCTGTATACGCGTTCAATCGGCGAGTTGTCGTGAGATCAGTCAAGAACAAATTCTCAAACAACTCCACCTGATAAGTCGCCTGCTTTGGGTTTTTGCCATTAAATATACCGACGATTTCTACTTCCACCTCGTCCTTAGATGGATGCTCGTTGTCGGTGTCGTATTGATTAGTCTTTAACTTAATTTTACTGCCCAGCTTAAGGTTGTTGGCCTTGGCAAAGTCTTCGTGCACCAAAATCTTGTGCGAATCGTTCTCGGTGATGTGCCGGCCAGCGATGAGCTTGAGCGACTCAGCCCGGAACTTCTTCTCGGACTCAGATTTATTGACACCGATGATGGTGGCGGCGTTGCCAAATTGCTTGTCTTTTTGGGCGTCATAGCCGCTGCCGCCGCTCGGTAGTGGCACTAGCTTGGTATTGATAAAATCGACCGTGGCGTTCTGGCGTTTGACATAGTCCGTCACACCCTCCAGGTTCTTCACTGCATCGATGTCTTTGTTCGATACCGTTCCCGAACCGCGAGCGGTTCCTGGATTGGTGCGCGGATTATTGCCCAGCGTGAAGCCGGCCTTGAGCGTTTTGTCTAGCGACTGCGCCGCCGCGTCGGTCGAATGCTTGATGGCAAATCCACTCAGCATAATCGTCGACATACACAGCAAAATCGCCAACAAAATCAGCGTTTTAAGTTTTTTCCTGGTGATATACAACCAGGCACGTTGCATGAATGACATAGATCTCCTTTCTTGATTCTATGCCAGTGTAACAAGCGAATGTGAAGGGAATGTGAAATGGATAGTGTTCAGATGAGTTTCTCTAACTTGCTGTCCTGCTTCTCAATCTTGATGACGTGAACACCGAGACGCTCTTTGTGTGGCGGGTAGATCTTGTGAAGGAGGCGAAGCGCCTCTTCTTTGCTTTTTGCCTGTGGCACAATCTCTCACCATGGCTCGGTCGCCAGCATATCAGCAAATGTATCATAAATTCGAATTGACTTGATTCGCACTACACCGAACGCATGTCCGTTTTCCAGCTGCAATAGCTGACCCTCCTTAAGGCGCTTGATGCTATTGTAGCCGATGCGGACTTCTAAAGTCTTGCGGCCCGACATGATTGCGTCGTAGTACGGCCGCTTGATACGCATCTTACGCATAGACACTCCTTCCTTGTTGAGACTAAATCCCCACTGCTGAACAGTGACGTCTAGCGCATAGCCTTCGGGAAATAAGCCTTCAATCGTCCAGCCGTGTCGCTGCAAACAAGCTATCTGCCACGGCTCAGGAATGAGATGGACATATAGCTTACGACTATAACCAGCTAATAATTGTGGCAAGTTAGCTACCAGTACTTCGAAAACAGTCTCTGATTTCGCTACCAATGGCATGATTTTAATCGGCTGGCCTTTCTTTGGAGTTGCGCTGACAACGCCAACGACCTTTCCATCCTGCTCAGCGATGAAAATGAGCTTATATTTAGCATTGACATCTCGACTATCACGCCGCTGATAACTGGCGAATAGCGCATCTATCCATGCATCATCCACACCATTAAAGTTACTGCCCATTCGCGATAGGATCAGTTGGCGCGCCGCCGCGGCGTGCTTTTTCTCGTCAAACGGGACGATTGAAATATCTGACAGATCGGGAGCTGCACTCTGATTCAGCGGCTTGTACAGCATACATTCGTCGATGCCAGGTTTATAATGATCTTGCGCCTTGCCAGCCAGATGAAAGCCTTTGCGCAATAGAAACTTGAGCGTGTCTTGGTTTTGGGTAGCCACTGTACAGTAGAGTTGCCGAGCGTGGTGTTTGCGAGCAAAATCCTCGGCATGACGAAGCAACTTACTGCCAATGCCAAATTGGCCGCGATATTCTGGCGCAACGATGAGCGGACTAATTTTAACTGTCCCCTGCTTCTTGACAACTAGATGAATCATTCCAGCAGGATGATAAATCAACTTCTGCAATAAACATGTATTGCCCGAGTGAAAACTGCCCGACAGAATCAATGTTATTATTGATATGCGTAGTAAAAATCCGCTGTGCATGAGCTTGATGATCGCCATCGTAAAATGGTTCAAGCGCTTCTGTCATCAGGCGAAAAACGAAATCAAAATCGCCTGTTTTAGCCTTACGGATAGTCACAGCGGCTAACGATTTCTTACATCGATGCATGAGCTTATTGTCTTATACCCTATACAATAATACAAGTCATCATTGCTATACATGCGTAATTTATGGCTATAGCTAGTCAAATTGGTGCAAACACAGACCGTAACCACTACTAAGGCGCGAGACATTCCGCTTCGCGCCTCATAGGCCACTCATTACTTTTGGGCGGTTTATGTTCCTGTTTTGGTATCGGGGCGTTTTATATTGCCGCCAAATAATCTCTCAGCATCACAAATTCATCAACCGCCTCAATTGCCGCCAAGTACGCTTTCCACTCCTCATCATTCAGCTCTGCCAAACTACGCCCAGGAAAGCTCGGGTGTCCATAAATATATAACAATTCCGTCCAGCCATGGAGATTATCACCGCGCGGCTCATCAATGATAAACCCCTCTTCATCGGCCACGAAAATATGGTCTTTTTTGCCGTCAAAATAACCAACTGCAAAAGAAAATATAGCCCGGCGATCAGTTTCACCTTGCATTAACTTGATGATGCCGGGATAACTAAAACTGTCCAGTAGCAATTTAACAAACGGCCCCGGAAATCCTTTCAGTGCTGGAATGAAAAAGCCGCGATCATCAACGATTAGGCGCTTGTTTGGAAAAGCTTTCTTAGCTTGCGCCAGTTTACTCTTGGCAATCATTTGAATATCCAGCCCCCGCCCCTCGTCAAAATCGTAGTCGAGCTGCTGTAAGTCAACGCCAAGTGGCTGGAGGAGCTTCTGGAGGCTAGTGAACTTGCGCTGGTTGGAGGTGATGAAGTAAATTGGGTGGGACTGACTCGTCATGATATAAGTATACGATAAGATTTTAGGAATTTATACTTTGTAAGAACTTATCAAAACACCTTAATAGGTTATTTTCTAGGTCAAAATTTTTCAAAGCAAAGTTATGTGCAGATGTCAGCATACGATTACGGTCGTTTAGGCTCATACTACATACATTAACTAAAGTTGACATTAGTGATTCAGGCGAACTTCTTTCAAATATTAAACCAGTTATTCTGTTAGATACCTGATACGGTAAGCCGCCAGCATTACTACATATAATTATAGCTTTAGCTTTTGGATCAAAAAAGGTTTCGCTTGGAATTAAGCCAAAAGGCTCACTTAAAGACGGTACTACTATTGCAATAGTTTTATTGTGTCTTCTAATAAATTTTGGGAAATATGGATCAAACTTTGTATGAATTTCAAGGCTAACATTTTTTCTTTTTGCTAATTCTATGAGACTGGCTTTGTATTTTTCTGACTCAATTGAGTCTGTATTTGCATTCAGTAGCAATCTATAATGATTATTTGGGAGAGCTGACATAGCGTTAACAAGGGTATGGAATCCCTTATATTTTATTGAACGACCATATGCACAAATGACTTTCCTATCATCGGTATCTAAATGCCATTTCTTTTCAAGATATTTTGTCAGAGATTTTTCCAGCGAACTACAGTCTTCGGCTATACATCCATTATGTGCTGGTACTATCTTATCTTTATCTAGACCATACTCAGTGATTAAGTGCTTTTTCATGTATCTACCAATTTCTCCTATTCGAGTATTATCAGGAATATGATTATAGATTTTTCTCTCTAATAAGATTCTACTTTGGTTTTCTGGCGAATGAATAATGCCCGAACTTTTAGGTATATGTAAGTGGTGCACGTTGTT is drawn from Candidatus Saccharibacteria bacterium oral taxon 488 and contains these coding sequences:
- a CDS encoding FtsX-like permease family protein; its protein translation is MTIIKRAWTAVARRRRRSLTIALIMTLIFTLLIGTLTVQQTMAQLKQSVERNIRAGFSIASKQPSGEVPMEMARQVQRAHGVKAHNFQSETTAELPGKQLVDVAGSGVQLDSGIAGEAKVTGATQSDLLSEFTGRFYQLEQGKHLTKRDQNAALVHKTFAEKNGIKPGDKLDITKDGRRVTVTVSGIFSGKGEKPAVLQSDMAENHLITNLATAQQLTGSQQLTRATYFAEHPHQLKLLTDRAKSLPNVDWKKFSLTDNGAVFAGVLQNIAGIQNILTIATIGAAAAGLAVLSLVLVFWVRGRLHEIGILLSIGTSKRQIIGQFLAELAIIALVSSVFALAIGSVTSSQISTALTAQTDQNQRTEKTVVQATPIATYLQALTFGYMVVLLSAIAATAPIMRQSPKQILAKLS
- a CDS encoding ABC transporter ATP-binding protein; translation: MSILTLRDIIYSYADGTSNVLNGINYQFEKGKFYAIVGSSGAGKSTLLGLLAGLDTPTGGQILFDDEDIAEQGYSHHRKHNISLVFQNYNLIDYLTPLENLKLVNPKATNETLHAMGLDDDHIHRNVMKLSGGQQQRVAIGRALVSHAPIILADEPTGNLDETTAADIIDILRRAAHENDKCVIVVTHSKQLAKQADVVLKLKDKKLRA
- a CDS encoding ABC transporter permease, with amino-acid sequence MSFMQRAWLYITRKKLKTLILLAILLCMSTIMLSGFAIKHSTDAAAQSLDKTLKAGFTLGNNPRTNPGTARGSGTVSNKDIDAVKNLEGVTDYVKRQNATVDFINTKLVPLPSGGSGYDAQKDKQFGNAATIIGVNKSESEKKFRAESLKLIAGRHITENDSHKILVHEDFAKANNLKLGSKIKLKTNQYDTDNEHPSKDEVEVEIVGIFNGKNPKQATYQVELFENLFLTDLTTTRRLNAYTEQNEIYQDATFFTKGTKQLDEVMARANKLPVNWQKYQLNKNSQELAGVTGAVNGVYGLIDGMLWATALVSVAVIGMVLYLWMNERKREAGVLLATGVPQSKIVLQYIAELVMIAVLSFGASYFTAGLIAQQLGDHVVSQAAQNATRQAGSSLNGASLGADADSVTSSRTLDKVTVGVQPTDLLAVWGAGLAVIIIAVLLASRPITQSTPKELLTEVD
- a CDS encoding GNAT family N-acetyltransferase; this encodes MAIIKLMHSGFLLRISIITLILSGSFHSGNTCLLQKLIYHPAGMIHLVVKKQGTVKISPLIVAPEYRGQFGIGSKLLRHAEDFARKHHARQLYCTVATQNQDTLKFLLRKGFHLAGKAQDHYKPGIDECMLYKPLNQSAAPDLSDISIVPFDEKKHAAAARQLILSRMGSNFNGVDDAWIDALFASYQRRDSRDVNAKYKLIFIAEQDGKVVGVVSATPKKGQPIKIMPLVAKSETVFEVLVANLPQLLAGYSRKLYVHLIPEPWQIACLQRHGWTIEGLFPEGYALDVTVQQWGFSLNKEGVSMRKMRIKRPYYDAIMSGRKTLEVRIGYNSIKRLKEGQLLQLENGHAFGVVRIKSIRIYDTFADMLATEPW
- a CDS encoding glycosyltransferase family 4 protein, whose translation is MLARGYYHKIFLLIHDGFYCAHTGAGVHNFRVIKLLRNLFPFSDIEICPIYTSKLNNDYQPHWHSKVLDIINKDNLKFYPIDNNSNGMNRYGGLREWCIESQNAAHHILNYVKNDKNILCISIDTPFIQTIPILANANNVHHLHIPKSSGIIHSPENQSRILLERKIYNHIPDNTRIGEIGRYMKKHLITEYGLDKDKIVPAHNGCIAEDCSSLEKSLTKYLEKKWHLDTDDRKVICAYGRSIKYKGFHTLVNAMSALPNNHYRLLLNANTDSIESEKYKASLIELAKRKNVSLEIHTKFDPYFPKFIRRHNKTIAIVVPSLSEPFGLIPSETFFDPKAKAIIICSNAGGLPYQVSNRITGLIFERSSPESLMSTLVNVCSMSLNDRNRMLTSAHNFALKNFDLENNLLRCFDKFLQSINS
- a CDS encoding NUDIX hydrolase codes for the protein MTMPELKHIRAAYRVSVKGLIHDNNGKLLFVRERSDTWDLPGGGLEHGEGIAEALRRECREELGTEIEIASAAPIIIPTWSKKFDTPVLIIAYQVRLASLPTTTTDVSELRYIGVDELGQVELDSTLSANIDQFYI
- a CDS encoding cation-transporting P-type ATPase — encoded protein: MHFYQSSSDETLRRLSSSDSGLSVAEVQRRQKRYGLNIIKVQSEPLWRIILEPFLDIFMLVLLIAAIISLWHGEAIDAIIIFVIAAISAVIFYIQRFSTDRVLRSLSRHDAQKVDVHRVNRTTRVDASQLVPGDVVSLAEGEKVPADIRLIRSANLRVDEAQLTGESLPISKQTDALTGTKEMYEQTNMLFQGSFVVSGTGTGVVVATGNQTEFGNLAMLSKRESTQSPVQRKIDTLITRVIAAVSAIALVAFGLSLLRGMDVLESLRFVMALAVSAVPESLPIAISVVLVLGMRRMATKKALVHQMRAIETIGVITTIATDKTGTLTKNKLTVQQTWTPDEATENIDRIIGLAVNRAHAKSHDPLDIALNEYARKQSAAPRHAPVRDLPFSQAHAMSATIWHHGRQFRLYVKGAPEAILAACRVSTRTKKRAQQMLDEMTARGYRVIGLATGELDEAIDSFDQLGKLTFAGFVAVADVLRPEAPRAIGAALKAGVSVRMITGDHFETAYQIGRELGMVESRDEVFDCRDMAKLSDEQLDAIVTKTKVFSRVIPEQKYRLLTILKKHHITAMTGDGVNDVPALTNAHVGVAMGSGSHIAKDAGDIILLNDNFKTIIDAMREGRTIIANIRRMLFYLLSTNTGELITMLGALLIGIKTPLEPVQILWVNLVTDTSMVIPLGLEPGEKQAMNRPPEHPDAPILSRQMIWRMVIVAATMSVMALAVYIFFEKHYGHDYAQTLAFISLVVSQWANAFNARSDSESIFTRLKVMNASFYAGIGLSVLLQLLVFFGPLGTILHITPINFWHGALIGLASFVIPIITCEIHKWWGRRNDYA